Proteins encoded in a region of the Oscillospiraceae bacterium MB24-C1 genome:
- a CDS encoding energy-coupling factor transporter ATPase, whose amino-acid sequence MENIISAQDLVFTYPGEHEAALDRVNLTVRHGEMVAVLGHNGSGKSTFAKHLNAILLPQGGVCYVDGINTADEDRLLDLRRTAGMVFQNPDNQIVATIVEEDVAFGLENLGVPPDEIRQRVDEALNEVGMHDYRLHAPHQLSGGQKQRIAIAGIIAMMPKLIILDEPTAMLDPRGREEVMETITRLNHDFGVTIILITHYMDEAAACQRVVVMDGGKVLLDDTPKVVFSHVSLLKQVGLDVPQATEIVYELRRSGIDLPKDIITDEECVEALTKLLSATKGAKA is encoded by the coding sequence ATGGAGAACATTATCAGCGCTCAGGATTTGGTTTTTACCTACCCCGGCGAGCATGAAGCTGCGCTGGACAGGGTGAACCTGACTGTGCGACATGGAGAAATGGTGGCGGTGCTCGGGCATAACGGCTCGGGCAAATCGACCTTTGCTAAGCACTTAAATGCCATTTTGCTGCCACAGGGTGGCGTTTGCTACGTAGACGGCATCAATACCGCTGACGAGGACAGGCTTTTAGATTTACGCCGCACGGCAGGTATGGTGTTTCAAAACCCTGATAACCAGATTGTCGCTACCATCGTCGAAGAGGATGTGGCGTTTGGGCTTGAAAACCTCGGCGTCCCGCCCGATGAGATTCGGCAGCGGGTGGATGAAGCCCTTAATGAAGTGGGGATGCATGACTACCGTCTGCACGCGCCGCACCAGCTTTCGGGTGGACAGAAGCAGCGCATCGCCATTGCGGGGATCATCGCGATGATGCCAAAGTTGATTATTCTCGACGAGCCGACCGCGATGCTCGACCCGCGCGGACGCGAGGAAGTTATGGAGACAATTACGCGGTTAAATCACGATTTTGGCGTGACCATTATTTTGATCACGCATTACATGGACGAAGCTGCCGCCTGTCAGCGGGTGGTGGTTATGGATGGTGGCAAAGTGCTGCTTGACGATACCCCAAAAGTGGTGTTTTCACACGTGTCGTTGCTCAAACAAGTCGGGCTCGATGTGCCGCAGGCCACCGAAATCGTCTACGAGCTGCGCCGCAGCGGCATCGACTTGCCTAAGGATATCATTACCGACGAAGAATGTGTCGAAGCGCTCACGAAGCTGCTTTCGGCCACAAAGGGGGCAAAAGCATGA
- a CDS encoding energy-coupling factor transporter transmembrane component T has translation MLKDITIGQYFPGDSVLHRLDPRMKIIMTMCYITALFITNNMAGLLLCAAVGLAGYLISGIPLVMVKNSLKPVVPIILFTAVLNMIFVEGTPVYELWIIKITREGVLLAVLMVIRIICLIAGTSLLTYTTSPIALTDAIERLLSPLKRLRVPVHELAMMMTIALRFIPTLIEETDKIMSAQKARGADMESGGLIDRAKALIPILIPLFVSSFRRADELALAMECRCYHGDEGRTRMKQLIYAPRDFWALAFSLLMVTLVIALNFIFPSMY, from the coding sequence ATGCTTAAAGACATTACCATCGGCCAGTATTTCCCTGGCGATTCGGTCTTGCACCGACTTGACCCGCGTATGAAAATTATCATGACCATGTGCTATATCACGGCGTTGTTTATTACCAACAACATGGCGGGGCTGCTACTTTGTGCCGCCGTGGGGCTGGCGGGCTATCTCATTTCAGGCATCCCGCTGGTGATGGTTAAAAATAGTCTCAAGCCTGTGGTGCCAATTATTCTGTTCACCGCGGTGCTCAATATGATATTTGTTGAAGGCACACCAGTTTATGAACTCTGGATTATAAAAATAACGCGCGAGGGTGTACTGCTGGCAGTATTGATGGTGATTCGCATCATCTGCCTGATTGCGGGTACATCGCTCTTAACCTATACCACCTCGCCGATTGCGCTTACCGACGCGATTGAGCGGCTGTTGTCGCCGCTGAAGCGCTTGCGCGTACCGGTACACGAACTGGCCATGATGATGACCATCGCGCTGCGCTTTATCCCGACGCTGATCGAAGAAACGGATAAAATTATGTCGGCGCAGAAGGCGCGTGGAGCCGATATGGAATCGGGCGGACTGATTGACCGGGCCAAGGCGCTAATTCCGATTTTAATTCCGCTGTTTGTGTCGTCGTTTCGGCGTGCGGACGAGCTGGCGTTGGCGATGGAATGTCGTTGCTACCATGGCGACGAGGGCCGCACACGCATGAAGCAGCTTATATATGCTCCGCGGGACTTTTGGGCATTGGCGTTCTCACTGCTTATGGTGACGTTGGTCATTGCGCTGAACTTTATATTCCCGTCGATGTACTGA
- the ruvA gene encoding Holliday junction branch migration protein RuvA yields MIYSLRGELLLAEPGGVVVECAGVGYRCAVSLNTLTKMPCTGSEVLLLTHMVVRDDTVDLFGFADAQELASFRLLTTVNGVGARLALTLLSDFSSSQLALAVASGDAKALTRSVGVGNKLAQRIVLELKDKLGGFGSADTKVLEAVSASTTKGGNLSEAIAALAALGYSQSEAAGALADCTDEMSVETLVKRGLKKLARF; encoded by the coding sequence ATGATTTATTCACTTAGAGGGGAGCTCTTGCTCGCTGAGCCGGGTGGCGTTGTGGTGGAGTGTGCTGGTGTGGGTTATCGTTGCGCCGTTTCACTCAACACCCTAACTAAAATGCCGTGCACAGGCAGCGAGGTGCTTTTGTTGACCCATATGGTGGTACGTGATGACACGGTAGACCTTTTTGGTTTTGCTGACGCGCAGGAGTTGGCGAGTTTTCGGTTGCTGACCACGGTCAACGGGGTGGGGGCTAGATTGGCGCTGACTCTGTTATCTGACTTTAGTTCCAGTCAGCTGGCTTTAGCGGTGGCTTCCGGTGATGCTAAGGCGCTGACTCGTTCGGTGGGTGTGGGCAACAAGCTTGCGCAGCGCATTGTTTTGGAGTTAAAGGACAAGCTAGGCGGCTTTGGTTCGGCCGATACCAAGGTGCTGGAGGCAGTTTCAGCTTCCACGACTAAGGGCGGCAACCTCAGCGAGGCGATAGCCGCTTTAGCGGCGCTGGGCTACAGCCAGTCGGAAGCGGCAGGCGCGTTGGCTGACTGCACCGATGAGATGTCGGTGGAAACGCTGGTCAAGCGCGGCTTAAAAAAACTTGCGCGCTTCTAG
- a CDS encoding energy-coupling factor transporter ATPase has translation MIAVKVDHVSYVYSPGTPFEKIAVDDFSLEIEEGDFVGVIGHTGSGKSTFIQHLNGLLRPTSGTISIFGRDIWANPKKIREFRFLVGLVFQYPEYQLFEETVEKDIAFGPTNMGLSAAEIKDRVHEAAGFVGLDPDVMQKSPFELSGGQKRRVAIAGVLAMRPKVLILDEPTAGLDPKGREQIFGQINQYHKKTGSTVLLVSHSMEDVARHAKKVLVVNDSKLFAYGTVEEVFSRTEELVNMGLAAPQVTKIFMELKNRGFDVSTQVYTVEAARRELLRALGKAGGAHA, from the coding sequence ATGATTGCGGTAAAAGTCGACCACGTCAGCTACGTCTATTCCCCCGGGACGCCGTTTGAAAAAATTGCGGTGGACGATTTTTCGTTGGAGATAGAAGAGGGCGATTTTGTTGGGGTCATTGGGCACACCGGCTCGGGCAAGTCGACTTTTATCCAGCATTTAAATGGGCTGCTTCGCCCGACCTCCGGCACCATTTCGATCTTTGGGCGGGATATTTGGGCCAACCCGAAGAAGATTCGGGAATTTCGCTTTCTTGTCGGGCTGGTGTTTCAGTATCCTGAGTATCAACTCTTTGAAGAGACGGTTGAAAAAGATATCGCCTTTGGCCCGACAAACATGGGTTTGTCGGCCGCGGAGATCAAAGATCGCGTCCATGAGGCTGCCGGATTTGTTGGCCTTGATCCCGATGTGATGCAAAAATCACCGTTTGAGCTTTCGGGCGGGCAGAAGCGCCGCGTTGCCATCGCGGGTGTGCTAGCCATGCGCCCGAAGGTGCTGATTTTAGACGAGCCTACTGCGGGGCTTGACCCCAAGGGGCGCGAGCAGATTTTTGGCCAGATAAATCAATACCACAAAAAAACCGGCAGCACGGTGCTGCTTGTTTCGCACAGCATGGAAGATGTCGCGCGCCACGCTAAGAAAGTGCTGGTGGTTAACGACTCGAAATTGTTTGCCTATGGTACGGTTGAAGAGGTGTTCTCGCGTACCGAAGAGTTGGTAAACATGGGTCTTGCGGCCCCGCAAGTGACCAAGATTTTTATGGAACTTAAAAACCGAGGATTTGACGTTAGCACGCAGGTTTATACCGTTGAGGCCGCGCGGCGAGAACTGTTGCGCGCGTTGGGAAAGGCGGGTGGCGCACATGCTTAA
- the glmM gene encoding phosphoglucosamine mutase produces the protein MGRIFGTDGARGVAGIELTTELAMNIGRAAAMVLAAETHKKPLVVIGRDTRISGDMLQAAVTAGLCSVGADVLLLGVVPTPAVAYLVQHYKADAGVMLSASHNPYEFNGIKLFGASGYKLTDAEEAEIEAIILDGTKPYEFKTHNCMGRVKSAEDAVSSYINYIANIYAGGFSGRLLIDCANGSAAATAKRLFDAMGVEADFLADKPDGVNINDGCGSTHIERFAPLVTKGSYTAGLAFDGDADRLLAVDEKGNLLDGDVLISILSAYLSTQGKLNDDTVVVTSMTNFGFFELMKSRGTKTEITKVGDRYVLEVMREKNLSLGGEQSGHMIFLEHATTGDGQLSAVMLLNALAAAHKPLSALGGEMKRFPQIMHNVNATPSMKSALETHPAVCGEINRWQKTLQGRGRVVVRASGTEPYIRVMVEGELADEIEKAANDIATAISTHLI, from the coding sequence TTGGGAAGAATATTTGGAACCGACGGCGCACGCGGTGTGGCCGGAATTGAACTGACAACCGAACTGGCCATGAATATTGGGCGGGCGGCAGCGATGGTGTTAGCGGCGGAAACGCATAAAAAGCCGCTGGTGGTCATCGGGCGCGATACCCGTATCTCTGGCGATATGCTGCAGGCCGCAGTGACGGCAGGCCTGTGCTCGGTCGGAGCGGATGTCTTGCTACTGGGAGTGGTGCCTACGCCAGCGGTGGCATATCTGGTACAGCACTATAAAGCGGATGCGGGGGTCATGCTTTCAGCCAGCCATAACCCGTATGAATTTAATGGCATCAAGCTGTTCGGCGCAAGCGGCTATAAGCTAACCGACGCTGAGGAGGCCGAGATCGAAGCCATTATCTTGGATGGAACCAAGCCTTATGAGTTTAAAACCCACAACTGCATGGGCCGCGTGAAAAGCGCCGAGGATGCCGTGAGCAGTTACATTAATTATATCGCTAATATTTACGCTGGCGGATTTTCGGGCAGGCTGCTGATAGACTGTGCCAACGGCAGCGCTGCTGCGACCGCAAAAAGATTGTTTGATGCGATGGGTGTTGAGGCCGATTTTCTGGCCGACAAGCCGGACGGCGTAAACATCAACGACGGCTGCGGCTCCACCCATATCGAACGCTTTGCGCCGCTCGTGACAAAGGGTAGTTATACTGCGGGGCTTGCCTTTGACGGCGACGCTGACCGCCTGTTGGCGGTGGACGAAAAGGGCAATTTGCTTGATGGCGACGTTTTGATTTCGATTCTTAGCGCCTATCTTTCCACCCAAGGTAAGCTGAATGACGATACCGTTGTGGTCACTTCAATGACTAATTTCGGATTTTTTGAGTTGATGAAAAGCCGCGGAACAAAAACCGAAATCACAAAAGTAGGTGACCGTTATGTGCTGGAGGTTATGCGTGAGAAAAACCTTTCACTAGGCGGCGAGCAGTCGGGTCATATGATATTCTTAGAGCACGCCACCACGGGTGACGGTCAGCTTTCAGCCGTGATGCTGCTCAATGCGTTAGCCGCTGCCCACAAGCCGTTGTCGGCACTGGGCGGCGAAATGAAGCGATTCCCTCAGATTATGCATAACGTGAACGCGACCCCCAGCATGAAATCCGCACTGGAAACCCATCCGGCGGTTTGCGGCGAGATTAACCGCTGGCAGAAGACGTTACAGGGGCGGGGCCGTGTGGTCGTGCGCGCCTCCGGTACCGAACCGTACATAAGGGTGATGGTTGAGGGTGAATTGGCCGACGAAATTGAGAAGGCGGCCAACGATATTGCCACCGCCATCAGCACACACTTAATTTGA
- a CDS encoding SH3 domain-containing protein: MPKIYLSPSTQEGNFYVTGGSEEYHMNQLADALEPYLRANAIGFTRNNPNQTVVSIIRQSNAGDYALHLALHSNAAPEYGTLRGVDIYYFPGSYSGQRAANIAVRRFKEIYPLPDKVRALTTTRLGEVDKVKAPALFLEIGYHDNEEDANWVTENLDTIAKTIGQTLAEYFGQPFVSPIQPQQATVSTSGSNLNIRARPSTSAAVIGSIPNGAKVTVYGLLPEWASVSYNNNIGFVNRKYLNI; this comes from the coding sequence ATGCCAAAAATATATTTGAGCCCCTCAACACAAGAGGGCAACTTTTATGTCACCGGCGGCTCAGAGGAATACCATATGAACCAACTGGCCGATGCACTTGAGCCATACTTACGGGCAAACGCCATCGGCTTTACCCGCAACAATCCTAACCAAACTGTTGTTTCAATCATACGCCAGTCCAACGCCGGGGATTATGCACTGCATCTAGCGCTTCATTCCAACGCTGCGCCCGAATACGGCACCTTGCGCGGCGTGGATATTTACTATTTCCCCGGCAGCTATTCGGGGCAGCGTGCGGCTAATATCGCCGTCCGGCGCTTTAAGGAAATTTATCCGCTGCCAGACAAGGTACGCGCACTTACCACGACGAGACTCGGCGAGGTCGACAAGGTCAAGGCTCCCGCACTGTTCCTTGAAATTGGGTACCATGACAACGAGGAAGATGCCAATTGGGTAACCGAGAATCTTGACACCATTGCCAAAACGATTGGTCAGACACTTGCAGAATATTTTGGGCAGCCGTTTGTCAGCCCGATTCAGCCGCAGCAGGCAACAGTGTCCACCTCGGGTTCAAATCTGAACATACGCGCCCGTCCCAGTACCTCAGCGGCAGTCATCGGCAGCATTCCGAACGGTGCCAAAGTCACGGTCTATGGTTTGTTGCCTGAGTGGGCCAGCGTCTCTTACAACAATAATATCGGCTTTGTCAACAGAAAGTATTTGAATATTTAG
- a CDS encoding transporter substrate-binding domain-containing protein — MKKIICATLAAAMALALTACGGASSSVSTPASSEASAASSAAPAKETYIELTEDLGAEEYGVGFRNGDIAFGLEVQKYLDEMIADGTAAEISQKWFDTDALFKDKGFLEESEAPADDKSLESIKSKGKFIVGLDDSYPPMGFRDDKNEIVGFDIDLAREVAKRMGVEVEFQPIDWDSKELELNAGKIDCIWNGMTITSERVANMYFTKPYIANQQIIIVPASSGITTKTQLEGKIVGLQKGSSSLEALTSDPIGDKVKEIVEYPDNVSAYMDLQAGRIDVFVVDSVVGRYVIAQNAR, encoded by the coding sequence ATGAAAAAGATTATTTGCGCAACTCTCGCAGCCGCAATGGCGCTTGCTCTGACTGCCTGCGGCGGCGCTTCTTCCAGTGTTTCAACTCCCGCTTCCTCCGAGGCATCGGCTGCTTCTTCCGCCGCCCCCGCTAAAGAAACCTATATCGAGTTGACCGAAGACCTCGGCGCCGAAGAATACGGCGTAGGTTTTCGCAACGGTGACATCGCCTTTGGCCTTGAGGTACAAAAATACTTAGACGAGATGATTGCCGACGGCACCGCCGCTGAAATTTCTCAGAAGTGGTTTGATACCGACGCACTTTTTAAGGACAAGGGTTTCCTTGAGGAATCCGAAGCGCCCGCCGACGACAAGTCGCTTGAAAGCATCAAATCTAAAGGCAAGTTCATCGTCGGCCTTGACGACAGCTATCCCCCCATGGGCTTCCGCGATGATAAAAATGAGATTGTTGGCTTTGATATCGACCTCGCCAGAGAAGTTGCCAAGCGTATGGGCGTCGAAGTTGAGTTCCAGCCCATCGATTGGGATTCTAAAGAGCTTGAGCTCAACGCAGGAAAAATCGACTGTATCTGGAATGGTATGACCATTACCTCCGAGCGCGTCGCAAATATGTACTTCACCAAGCCCTATATTGCCAACCAGCAGATCATCATTGTCCCCGCTTCGTCCGGTATCACCACTAAGACGCAGCTTGAGGGCAAGATTGTCGGCCTGCAAAAAGGTTCTTCCTCGCTTGAAGCGCTCACCTCTGACCCCATTGGTGACAAAGTCAAGGAAATTGTGGAGTATCCCGATAACGTCTCGGCTTACATGGATTTACAAGCTGGACGAATAGACGTTTTTGTTGTAGACTCTGTTGTGGGTCGATATGTCATCGCACAGAACGCCCGATAA
- a CDS encoding amino acid ABC transporter permease: MLKNFFDIAILLTDGVKYTLALFAVTIVGSMPLGLLLTFMRIGKSTILRGITSFYVYIMRGTPLLLQLYFFYYGLPFIPGMKNVIVLDRLTAAMLAFVLNYAAYFCEIFRGGIISVDKGQYEAARVLGFSKVQTLFKIVLPQMLRVSLPSIANESITLVKDTALVTVIGVTEILYFAKATVNRQAVFTAYPVAAVFYLLMTYIITKLFDYLERKYSF; this comes from the coding sequence ATGCTAAAAAATTTTTTTGACATCGCCATACTGCTGACTGACGGTGTCAAATATACCCTTGCGCTTTTTGCGGTCACCATTGTTGGGTCGATGCCGCTGGGGTTGTTGCTCACATTTATGCGCATCGGAAAAAGTACCATTCTCCGTGGTATAACTAGCTTTTATGTGTACATAATGCGCGGAACACCGTTGCTGTTACAGCTTTACTTCTTTTATTATGGCCTACCATTTATTCCCGGCATGAAAAACGTCATCGTGCTCGACCGACTAACAGCGGCGATGCTCGCTTTTGTTTTGAATTACGCGGCCTATTTCTGCGAGATTTTCCGCGGTGGCATCATTTCGGTGGACAAGGGTCAATATGAAGCTGCCCGCGTGCTGGGCTTTTCCAAAGTACAAACGCTGTTTAAAATTGTACTGCCACAGATGTTGCGCGTGTCGCTGCCCTCCATCGCCAACGAGAGCATTACACTGGTTAAGGATACGGCGCTGGTCACGGTTATCGGCGTCACCGAGATTCTGTATTTTGCCAAGGCGACGGTCAACCGTCAGGCGGTGTTCACCGCTTATCCCGTGGCGGCGGTGTTTTATCTGTTGATGACTTATATCATCACCAAGCTGTTCGATTATCTCGAACGCAAATACAGCTTTTAA
- the ruvB gene encoding Holliday junction branch migration DNA helicase RuvB yields the protein MLRNDETDFENRIVAPEYTRLDSETELSLRPRSLDEYIGQTKVKENLKIFLEAARLRAEPLDHALFYGPPGLGKTTLAQIIANEMGVQIRVTSGPALERQGDLVALLTNLGEGDILFIDEIHRLNRSVEEVLYPAMEDFELDIMIGKGPSARSIRLDLPRFTLIGATTRAGQLSAPLRDRFGVQMRLELYNPEELAEIIVRSAKILDIPCEAQGAVELAHRARGTPRIANRLLKRVRDFAQVMGDGVITSDISDIALSRLEIDRLGLDAIDRRMLTVIIKNYNGGPVGLETLAAATGEEAITIEDVYEPYLMQLGFLARTPRGRCTTALAVQHLGLISPQNDSDQTSLL from the coding sequence TTGCTGCGAAATGATGAAACTGATTTTGAAAATCGCATCGTTGCGCCGGAGTATACACGGCTCGATTCTGAAACCGAGCTGTCGTTGCGCCCGCGCAGCTTGGACGAATATATCGGCCAGACCAAGGTCAAGGAAAACCTTAAGATATTTTTAGAGGCGGCCCGCCTTAGGGCGGAACCGCTGGATCACGCGCTATTCTACGGCCCGCCAGGACTGGGTAAAACCACACTGGCGCAGATTATAGCCAATGAGATGGGGGTACAGATCCGCGTCACCTCCGGTCCGGCGCTTGAGCGCCAGGGCGATCTGGTGGCGCTGCTGACCAACCTTGGCGAGGGCGATATTCTGTTCATCGACGAAATACATCGTCTCAACCGCTCGGTGGAGGAGGTTTTGTACCCCGCGATGGAGGACTTTGAGCTGGATATCATGATTGGCAAGGGGCCATCGGCGCGCTCTATCCGGCTCGATTTGCCGCGTTTTACACTGATTGGTGCTACGACTCGTGCGGGGCAGCTTTCCGCGCCGTTGCGAGATCGCTTCGGCGTACAGATGCGCCTGGAGCTTTATAACCCCGAAGAGTTGGCCGAAATCATCGTGCGTAGCGCCAAGATTCTAGACATTCCGTGTGAAGCGCAAGGTGCCGTCGAACTGGCACACCGTGCAAGGGGCACGCCGCGTATCGCTAATCGGCTCTTAAAACGCGTGCGAGATTTTGCGCAGGTCATGGGAGACGGCGTTATCACCAGTGATATTTCTGATATTGCGCTTTCTCGGCTGGAAATTGACCGGCTGGGACTGGATGCAATTGACCGGCGTATGCTCACCGTGATCATCAAGAACTACAACGGTGGCCCCGTCGGGCTTGAAACGCTTGCCGCCGCCACTGGCGAGGAAGCCATCACCATCGAAGATGTTTACGAGCCCTATCTGATGCAGCTGGGCTTTTTGGCGCGAACGCCGCGCGGGCGCTGTACAACAGCGCTGGCGGTGCAGCATCTCGGCCTTATTTCTCCACAAAATGATTCGGATCAGACTAGCTTACTTTGA
- a CDS encoding amino acid ABC transporter ATP-binding protein: MSIIEVRNLKKSFGDVRVLDGVSFSVEKGEAIAVIGPSGSGKSTMLRCLIGLERADGGDIIIEGDPLMQNGVYVGDAQMRKACAKMGMVFQSFNLFPHMTVLNNLIAAPTIVRKEDKTEATERARTLLSDVGLLDKANVYPSALSGGQKQRVAIARALMMNPDLLLFDEPTSSLDPQLTAEVLAVMKKLVKKRMTMIVVTHEMGFAREAADKVMFMCDCNIVEMGTTKEVFDHPKDPRIREFIQSIL; this comes from the coding sequence ATGAGTATTATTGAAGTACGCAACCTTAAAAAAAGCTTTGGCGATGTAAGAGTACTCGACGGTGTCTCCTTTTCGGTCGAAAAGGGAGAAGCCATTGCGGTCATCGGCCCCTCCGGCTCAGGCAAAAGCACCATGCTGCGCTGTCTGATCGGTTTAGAACGTGCAGACGGTGGCGATATTATCATCGAAGGCGACCCGCTCATGCAAAATGGCGTCTATGTCGGCGACGCTCAGATGCGTAAGGCTTGCGCTAAAATGGGTATGGTATTCCAAAGCTTTAATCTTTTTCCGCATATGACCGTGCTCAATAATCTGATTGCGGCACCGACAATAGTGCGCAAAGAAGATAAAACCGAGGCTACCGAGCGCGCCCGCACGCTACTGAGTGACGTGGGGCTCTTGGATAAGGCCAATGTCTACCCCTCAGCGCTTTCGGGCGGACAAAAACAGCGTGTGGCCATCGCCCGCGCGCTGATGATGAACCCCGATCTATTGCTGTTCGATGAACCAACCTCGTCACTTGACCCTCAGCTGACTGCCGAGGTGCTGGCGGTGATGAAAAAGCTGGTGAAAAAGCGCATGACCATGATCGTTGTTACCCATGAGATGGGTTTTGCCCGAGAGGCTGCTGATAAAGTGATGTTCATGTGTGATTGCAACATCGTTGAGATGGGTACCACCAAGGAAGTTTTTGATCACCCTAAAGACCCGCGTATTCGGGAGTTCATACAAAGTATTTTATAA
- the ruvC gene encoding crossover junction endodeoxyribonuclease RuvC, with the protein MVVLGIDPGYAIVGCGAVSYDRGRFAMLEADAITTPPKVPFEKRLASIYSDMCALIERVRPDAMAIEELFFSQNKTTGIYVAQARGVILLAAAQYDIEPFEYNPMQVKQAVVGYGKAEKRQVMDMTRRLLCLPECPKPDDVADALAIAICHAHSASVSTMRRAVLNDNNRRNR; encoded by the coding sequence ATGGTGGTATTAGGCATAGACCCAGGGTATGCCATTGTCGGTTGCGGTGCGGTTTCTTACGACCGCGGCCGATTTGCCATGTTGGAGGCGGATGCAATTACCACGCCGCCCAAGGTTCCGTTTGAAAAGCGACTGGCGTCCATTTACAGCGACATGTGCGCGCTGATTGAGCGGGTACGCCCCGACGCCATGGCGATAGAAGAGCTTTTTTTTTCGCAGAACAAGACGACAGGCATCTATGTAGCGCAAGCCAGAGGGGTCATTTTGCTAGCGGCAGCACAGTATGACATTGAGCCGTTCGAATATAATCCTATGCAGGTCAAGCAGGCAGTGGTTGGCTATGGCAAGGCCGAAAAACGTCAAGTGATGGACATGACCCGGCGGCTATTGTGTCTGCCGGAATGTCCTAAGCCGGATGATGTCGCCGACGCGTTGGCCATAGCGATTTGTCACGCGCACAGCGCATCGGTTTCAACGATGCGGCGCGCGGTGCTAAACGACAACAACAGGAGGAACCGATGA
- a CDS encoding class I SAM-dependent methyltransferase, which yields MRFSADWKDFELIDASGGEKLERWGDVLLARPDPQVIWSTPKGARWEKADARYHRSAEGGGRWEQRTLKKAEWAISYKNLRFLIRPTGFKHTGLFPEQAVNWDYMADAIKKVSRPVKVLNLFAYTGGATLACAAAGASVVHVDAAKGMVQWARDNAKLSGLESAPIRWIVDDCKKFIEREIRRGNTYDGIVMDPPSYGRGPGGEVWKLEDNIFELCSLVTQLLSPDALFLLLNSYTTGLSPSVMQYLLSVTAGKNNGTCTASEIGLPVSSNGLVLPQGSTAIWAGQA from the coding sequence ATGAGATTTTCTGCCGACTGGAAAGATTTTGAACTGATAGATGCGAGCGGGGGCGAAAAACTTGAGCGTTGGGGCGACGTATTGCTCGCTCGCCCCGACCCCCAGGTGATCTGGAGCACGCCAAAGGGCGCGCGCTGGGAGAAGGCTGACGCCCGTTACCACCGTTCCGCCGAGGGCGGGGGTAGATGGGAACAGCGGACGCTCAAAAAGGCCGAATGGGCCATCAGTTATAAAAACCTACGCTTTTTGATACGCCCAACAGGGTTTAAGCATACCGGCCTCTTCCCTGAGCAGGCTGTAAACTGGGACTATATGGCCGACGCCATCAAAAAGGTGAGTCGCCCGGTCAAGGTGCTTAATCTCTTTGCCTACACCGGTGGCGCAACGCTGGCTTGCGCAGCGGCGGGCGCTTCGGTTGTACATGTTGATGCGGCCAAGGGTATGGTGCAGTGGGCGCGCGACAACGCAAAGCTGTCGGGTCTAGAAAGTGCGCCGATTCGCTGGATTGTTGATGATTGCAAAAAGTTTATTGAACGCGAAATTCGCCGCGGCAACACTTACGACGGCATCGTTATGGATCCGCCCTCCTATGGGCGGGGGCCGGGCGGCGAGGTTTGGAAACTGGAAGATAATATCTTTGAGCTTTGCAGTCTTGTGACGCAGCTCCTATCTCCCGACGCACTGTTTTTGTTGTTGAATTCCTACACCACTGGGCTTTCGCCTTCGGTGATGCAATATCTGCTCTCGGTGACTGCGGGCAAAAATAACGGGACATGTACCGCCTCTGAAATCGGTCTGCCGGTGTCATCAAACGGGCTGGTGCTGCCGCAGGGTTCCACCGCTATTTGGGCTGGACAAGCATGA